In the Paramormyrops kingsleyae isolate MSU_618 chromosome 6, PKINGS_0.4, whole genome shotgun sequence genome, one interval contains:
- the LOC111834324 gene encoding transmembrane protein 52 translates to MDSDDLTKLWYIWFILIIMGTLLMCGIIAGCVKMCCRSSKPPVPTCPGQRFEVAVIDVENRSALSSISTMSSFSHRLPGEPSPRIFTAGLRSPLSPPPYSLYAMESPPQYDEALKMPADKTVVVPRALEDPHVAPEVSGVQESVDTVDRQQPARDDPPESESQNATSYEEEEPPEYHLHDPMAEENFTEISLTEP, encoded by the exons ATGGACAGCGACGATCTAACGAAGTTGTGGTATATTTG gtttattttaataataatgggCACCCTGCTCATGTGCGGAATCATCGCCGGCTGTGTGAAGATGTGCTGCAGGTCCAGCAAGCCGCCGGTGCCCACATGCCCCGGGCAGCGTTTCGAGGTGGCGGTCATCGATGTGGAAAACCGAAGCGCCTTGAGCAGCATAAGCACCATGTCCT ctttcTCCCACCGTCTTCCTGGTGAACCTTCACCCCGAATCTTCACTGCAGGGCTGAGAAGCCCCCTTTCACCTCCGCCGTACAGTCTCTATGCCATGGAGAGCCCTCCGCAATACGACGAAGCGCTGAAAATGCCCGCTGACAAGACTGTCGTTGTGCCCAGGGCCCTGGAGGACCCGCACGTGGCCCCAGAGGTCTCTGGGGTGCAGGAGTCAGTGGACACAGTCGACAGACAGCAGCCCGCTCGGGACGACCCCCCGGAATCGGAATCTCAGAATGCTACGTCGTATGAAGAGGAGGAACCCCCGGAATATCACCTGCATGACCCCATGGCAGAGGAGAACTTCACTGAAATAAGCTTGACAGAGCCCTGA